The genomic window ATTAacaatcttaaaaaatgtgtatacaaaattgtgttaaatagtaaatatataaatatttacatatattaatttattttttacgaatttttttcgtttattgttcgttaaaacaaaacaaaacaaaaaataataaaaagtaaaaaaaaaaaacgtattagaaattttaatttttttaatttttaagtagcgctcaaatcatatttttagttaattagaATTAGTAGTATCATTTCGCCAAAtcgaaattctaaaaaaaatagttactgaatattatataattactaAATCATTTCAcatttccacaaaaaattacaaattgaaattttattaacattttttctacCTCTGTGAACAATACATGAGTTATTGTaaggaaaatatatatatcaagctCTAGAATGGAAAGAAATTGAACTTGGTGGCGGCTACATTGGTATCAGAATCTGTAACGtttcgttataaaaataataactgcaGTTTTCCCTATCTCAATgttttttcatagaaattaagttattttaccAGTCGAATGGATTCgataaaacttctaaataatcaATCTACGTACTCCCAGACAGTTGACCACATATTCGATGATTTTTCCGTAAATATATGCAACCAACTTTACTTTAAGCCCGGAAAATCTCACATTAGCCacctttagaaaattttaataagatacTAAACATAAATTACAAACAAGAAACAAGGAAATGACCTACCTTTTATGTGAACTCTGAAATTAGTTGTTTAATTCGTATTACACAAAAGAAGTATTTACGAGTGACGACCAATGTTTCAATGGCAATCCGTACTACTTTATACACCTACAGGGTCCAGTCTAGGGGTAGAAAGTCGGGCAAATGCTCAGAGCAGCAAAATTGTGAGGGCCTGACggttgaacttttttttaatgccgTCTCCTAAGAATATTGTACGACAGCGCTTAAGCCAAACCGAAAGTAAGAAGAAGGAATCAATTCTTTCGATATGTAACGATTCTGAATTGAGAATACAAAGAAATTCTATCGAATTTCGACCCATtcagtagtttctgagaaataatttataacaggcatacatattatatacataaattcatACTCGCACaatgtgaatatttttcaattccttTGGAATAATAAGCTCATGATTTATACGATGATAGTGTAAAGAGCGACGAATATTATGTTTGCCGGGAGTGGTTGAATAGCTTGATAGGGCCTTGTCAACCCGTGTATCCAATCTTAAGCAATAAATAACCTTGTTTTCCAAAGAGTAtcttaaataagttttatcatatgcacatattcttaataattttaaaccaagTTCAATAGAATTCTGtttcgatttaaataaaaatgttaaaaaaataataaattgtaatttttcttgTGTCGATATATCACAAAATACAATCATAATAAAGTAATTCGATCCGAATAAAgactttttgcatttttaatacaCGGTATAATAAAGCAAAacgaatattaaattataattgtaagaaataaaaatataattaaaaaaaagaagcattcGATCTATCGTATACATCCGTAATGTGTTATTAACTTATTCGATTCGAAATTGTGactaaatttgtatacattCGCTTGGTCTAAACTGCTGTGAATGAGGAACATTGATATTGTCGAATCAGCATAACCAAAAtacgatatatttattatatatatatcgatACCATTTTCTGTCCatatatgatgaaaaaatttgtatacattaaTCTTAATCTCTGCCGTGAAGTACGCTGCGGAAATTTCTTATACGGCGTATATTTAACATGTAACAGGTGATTGCGAATGGATCTTCAAAAAATTGCTTCTTAGAATTAaaggaattaaatatttatcgatTTAAAACACCAGAGGATATTTGAATTGTGTTCATAATCCTACGACTTCCAACAAAATCGTTATCAATACTAATATTTGATGATAAAGCAATTTAATATcggaaatacaaaataaatcagATATTGGTGTTAAAATTCTCCAAGAAAataggtaaataatatttataataaacaaataaacacagGCGTAAGTACACGGTGATTTTGTAAATGTTTCATCATTTTTCATCATTAAGCACGGCTTCTTTGTGAACTTATCACAGCcatatcaagaaaaaaaaatcatcgagtGCTTACATCTAGATATGTAGCACAATTTAGAGAAATAGCGCATAGAATAAGAGaaatcaaaaagattttttcataaaatccatGTATAATAGTAGTTCAATTCAAAATCCTCTAAATATTTTACTAGtccaaaattgattttatctaAATCATAACGTGGTCTTTTActcattatttaaacaaaacaaaaaaagtatttcagtTCCTTGTTTGCTTCCATAAACGAAGTAAATGTTTAAAGTATTAGTTTATATTTCTTaccaaatattacatttattaagcaatttaataaatttattatactctttttagtttaattatcaaattttattcttaattaaaattaacaaaatcgaaataaatttttaagaattcaataaaaaacaaatttgacttatttatatgaatttttttttcttatattgactaagaatattttgtttaaatccgATCCAACagtgaatataattaataacgAAATTTTCAGATAACGCGTAATGTAAAAatggtataattttaaacaaagtagATTAATACACTCATAAATGCACATAGTCTGATCGCAAATTGAAACGCAATCGAGTTAGCATTATATATTATCTTACAGGGCACTGGCTAGATTGCAGGTAcactgaacgcctgggcctggcagtgtatcttgacaactgcaggagctgtcacaatgAGCAGGAGgaagaaacgatgtctcatcttctctgtcactgcccagctcctGTCACGAGGTGGTAGAATCgcttgagccagcctttctttgacgatctcttAGACCTGAAGTCCTAAGCAAATTGAcctgacgtcaaagcactcctgctgttcctaaacagctccaaatgattcatggagtagtggccgggaatGGGTCAAGGtctttcggtatcacaacgaaccCTATTGTCTAAGTgtatcccaccccaggacagcctctctaacctaacctaacctatatatTATCTTAAAGCTCTAAAGGAAGGACCTGCCACATATCTTCACATCGCCTCATTGTGACTATTAGCTAACGGGCAATAATATGCGCTATACTGGATGTTCGAACCAGCCTTTGCCAGTAATTCTTGACTTGTGTACGATTTTGACTTCTGCGGCCTAGATGTGCTGCCTGTGTGGGTTTTAAGAACAGTTATGAAAGATAAATTGCATGTTtggtttaagtttttttttatagtctaAACTCTCATGGTTGTAAGATTTTACAACAGTAGACAACAAATTACACTATTGGATGATGTAATTTAatctcttaaataatttttaattaaaataataaaaaatttcattttttctggcatattacttaattatatttatgaagtaaaaatttgttgaaaatattatcaaactAATGTGGTAAgcaaacaatattttgtaaacactggatatattaaatttcaaataattattatgttttcatataaaattcaatttgttggaagtgaattttcaaaataaatttgatgataaatgctcatgattttttttctttctatttttcccctTGTGTTTTTCTCTTTTCATTCAGCTACCTCTAAGGAAAACCATATCAAGATTTCCAAGAAATTTCCTTTTTCACCATAATGTCCCGATAATTAAACgcgttaattgtttaaaatatcaacaattatATATGTTAGCGAATATTTTCCTGTAAaacaaatcataatatttaaaattataaacgagtatttaaaaatataacaaaatgtttttcgttCGATTAAAGATGCATCTTCTAAAAATGAGGTGAGTGCGAATAGGTTTTCAGTATGGCGTCGGTTTCCGTGGTCAGaaacaaaaaaccaaacaaaattttgttaataataatggcGGTTGAAGATGGCATTAACATTATCTCCatgatataaacaaacaaaagacCATAGAACATCATCTGTCATGAATCTTCCCCTAGTCCCTTAATATAAGAATTagtctaaattaaataaacaaacaaaaattacccaagtttttgtgaaaacttgatctttttttggtcaaaaattgataaaaaatggcCATTTTctcgaataaaattttagttaattgGGACCCAAAATATTTAGTTAAGAACGTATTATGatcagaataattttattgatagtctTTATTGAGTACTACTATCGACATTTTTCAGAGTTCTATATTGGCCTATGggtcagtaggacccatcttgtaaaccgttagagatagaacaaaagtttaaatgtaaaaaatgttccttataaaaaaataaacttttgttcgaaaaatttgttcgtagacatcactgtttacccgtgaggacgcaaattaggcgtaaattatatagtatgtaattgtatatgtatgtgtaatgtgatagagtaatcaacactatttatgcatggtatttcaacaattaactcagtcaattgtttgttttcacttgttttttaatgatatgcttaaaataaataaaaataataaaaattagaagTATATTCAATGAAAGacgtaaattaattaaagttttacttcaaaatttatttctccacgaatatatttaattgtgcttcattttgttttaacattatttataattttggtttattatttcACACATCACTAGAGTTTGAGGATTAAATATAACATAACAACGTCTTTgtcaaaaaatgttcatttttctCGTGTGTATTTAGTCAAGAAGACATCATAtactaatgtttttttttctgtccacAACATTTGagtggtatttttttaaaatttgttaattaggTAACTGTTGATCGGCTGCACCTGGTGCAACATTATCATTCCCCCAATTGAAACCGCCGGGACGTTCTTCAGGTAATGGTGTATATGCTGGATCTTGATCCATTGGATCGAATAATCTTTTCCTGtacatataaaagtttattatttttattgatttcataaCACACATTTAAGTATTACTATAATtgtttgatatttgaaaaattctcaAATACTATTAAGTGCTTCTTTCATCTGGTAGCTGAAATAGACAGCCAATCGATGGCAAAACACCTTAGCAAGAAAATTAGAAACAGattaagaatttaatttctaaaaataatgtgtCGTTGAAATTGAAGTTGATacgtaaaataaattagttatcAAAACTTCTATCTCCCCAGGTTCGaaggtttttcaataattaaattattgaattttgaaaattgtattcggagttttattataaacaggAAAAAATCGGTTTGTTTCTATTGTTTCTTAACGTTACAAAGTATGAAATTTCAACCTAACAACCTAAGACGCACGAGTGGGGCACGAGCATCGGGGTGAGGGGGGTGATCAAACTTTTGATCATCATACTAGGctataaagtcaataaaaaccaaaaacaattattagttttttcgagtaagataacattttattatgtgAAAATGTGATATAcagtcactatttttcaataagttaattctgcgaggtacagaaataatttttccaaaactctaCAACGCCCAAAGGAACTCTACAACgcgatgtatattgagcgagACTAAAACGTTTAAGCGATCTTAGAGACGAAGCAAAGGAGCGTTTATTTATCTCTTGTTATCTTCTGTGTCACAGGTAAAACTGCCCGAACGCGAAGTATTTGGCACACATTTGGAAGCgcatttttattgcaaatatcgactgcttcgagtgaatttttgacgTCCTGTCCAGCAATACGTTTTCGTCAAAGTTTAACTTCTTCGGTTTACCCTAATCAATTCACTAACACCCTATTGATAAATAAACGATGTCAATACAATGATTTCAGCATCCTTATACTCAcatttacgttttcaaaaatttcaatgcgTGGTTTTTTCACGAATAGCgaaaatcaataaatgtcaacaaATGTCGAAACAGCTAGCTAGTCATTGGAAATTCGTTTCATAAACGGCTGCATTTACAAgactatattgttagttcaaatTTATTAGTCTCAATGGGGGGGGGGAGGTCCACCAAACCTTCCCCTGTGCATACGGGCGTAGTTCGCAGTACAACTTTCGTTATAGCtgatataagttaaaaatagcCAAACATTACCGTTCAGATACTTAAACCCACATTAAGCTTTTAAAAATCGGCCACACAAGAAGTCAAAATAACGGAcgttacatttaaaattaaatatcgcactcttTCGGATTAGGCTAAAATGTGGTATTTTGTAACGTTAAGAAACAATTGAAACGGACCGCTTTTTcctgattaataataaaactccGAATACAActagtccattgaaatgttacaattttagggccgaactgaacatttttggggaggacgcgattttatttgtgggacatgtaggggaggtcaatacaaccttaaccccaagtttgtggggttggcgcccttgtcccccgcccgccatcttgaaaaaagggaacatattttgctgtatctcgtaaaatattgatttctcaaaaaatttgcaaagacataatttgtagcaaattgtcGTGGCTACAATTTTGTGTATATGACTTTTtgcgataaacttaaaatttaaaaagtaatgagcaaaaaagtaacaaaatcaaaaatttctttttttgcttaataactttttttcttgtcattttatcataaatttaggtgagagcaatattatagagaatacgtttatgaacatttttccgcaaacttgattaatttttgttaatttttaacgtagTTACAGCGCTCCAATATCTCCGACTTAATCATATTATCAATcagtaattaaaatagaatagcTAGCTATCCCATTCTATTCTTCTTCGATGGTCCAGGTTGTCGTTCAGATTCTCCAAGTTGTGGCTTAGATTCTCCAGGCTGTGGCTCAGATTGTAATTCAACATCGAATCTGAAGGTTTGAGGAATGACAGGAGTTAAAGTTGGAGTCATCGTTGGTAATTCTTcttcaaattcattttcttccattaattttgttacttcCATAATGTTGGTACAGGTTTCTCCAGAGCAATAGAGGCACACTGTGGAGCACTTCGAACTTTGGATTGGCATCCAAATGTTTCCATGCTTTTTCCAGCCCCGATATTCAGGATTATTGTATTTTCCAAGCCATGATTGGACCTGGTGATACACTCGGAGACTGTGGAAACGGGCTACATCCTGTGTTGGCGAAAGCGATGATAaactgaatgaaatttttgttactgTTTTGGAGAATCGTTTGTATCACAACTATATATAGCACAACTAAAAGAATAGCATGAGGAAGAAGAAACagcttattaaatatgttattaaaaaacgagAGTAAGGTAAACATGTTGTTTTGGCCGAGTTATCATGTGCATTGATAAACTCGGTCAACTTTGGAGCGCTGTaactacattaaaaattaacaaaaattaataaaatttgcggaaaaatgttcataaacgtattctctataatattgctctcacctaaatttataataaaatgacaagaaaaaaagttattaagcaaaaaaagaaatttttgattttgttacttttttgctcattactttttaaattttaagtttatcgcaAAAAGTCATATACACAAAATTGTAGCCACgacaatttgctacaaattatgtctttgcaaattttttgagaaatcaatattttacgagatacagcaaaatatgttcccttttttcaagatggcgggcgggggacaagggcgccaaccccacaaacttggggttaaggttgtattgacctcccctacatgtcccacaaataaaatcgcgtcctccCGAAAATGTTCAGtcaatgtaacatttcaatggactaaACGTATTTTTTAAAGTCTTTGTCAGCCGTAAAATAGCCTTATAATACTTACAATATAGTTGGTGTTTTAAGTAATCTAAATCCCCCTCGTTGATGTGGGAATACATCTTCCATAAAGTAATACATGTGACCTACTGCCATTCCCATTAAATCTACGTACAATGCGTTACCCAATAATACCGAAAATCCTAATAGAACCCATGGTAAATATGGAgcctaaaaaattgaaaacatcaAATATTATATGCCCATAACTTTATAGgcgaagttgaaaaaaaaattgaattttaatgcaaaacataacttacttgaaaatttaataaaccgaAAAAATTCATTCGGACTAAAGGATTCCTTCTAGACCATACATAAACCAACATAATAGTTAAAGCTTGtcctaaaaataataagttaataaaaaaggCAAAAAACTACGTTTACAGTTAAGGATAATCATATAGACATTAAAATCTAAAAGTATTATCGCAGTGAATGCTTgaatgaaacttatttttttacatgaatCGAATACAATATTCGGGAAATGGGTTATTTAAGCCAAATCAACTCAGAAACTTCAATCTAATTACTTTTAGAAGCCATTATAAAGGATCAGAAACCTACTAATCGGCAGTATCCGTCACCGAGCCCAACTCAATCTAGACAGGTTGGGCAAATTACAAAAACCCAACAGAAAACGTACGTATCATACACGAAGCTTATTTGTCAGCTCTTGACTGAAgaaaattatccattttttaCAGTCTACCAATGACAGAGgatatatacagggtgagtcattttaatatataatggccaatagctcgttttgtaaccaatacttaaacaaaaattgtagagtttgacgGGGGGGCATTATGTTCTGACATAAGATTGGACCTAATTCTTtgagtttctttaatagccaatttagatcccaaaaggtaagaaatagaataacactttaaattagaaagtgatcctcataaaaagcatatatttttcatctaaatcattttttcgtaaatcgtcagctttcgaaggaaatgcgGCTTAAAAATAGGTCGTTAttatatttaatcgaaagaaaataatgacatatttataagtcgcatttcctccgaaagctaacgttttacGAAAagatgttttaaacaaaaattgtcagtttttttatgataaactcgaagaattaggtccaatctgatagCATAACACGATGTTCTCCATCAAATtctgcaaaatttatttaagtcattttttaattgatgatTAAAATGACTCACACTATATGTCTTTTATCATTGAcagactgtaaaaaattgattacttttttttgtcgCGACATGACAGTCTATATTTTAGATGTTTTTGCACTATCGAAACGTTCAAACGCACCAATTCAAAACTTAAATACTAGTTGAACGAGTTTGGataatcacaaatattttccaGGCTTCATgcgatataaattttaacaaaaaaaaaaaaaaaaaactttgcattaatttcgatatttcgaaaagtattgttaaatttaactgaaaaattgTCGAGGATTTTGTTCGTGGTGTTAAGatattattagtaattttcaaatcaatcatAGCCTAAGTTTTCTTATCATTATCAGTACTATGAAAAATTACTTTAGGAAATTACTATTGAACCAATTTGAGTCCTCATATTCGACGTATGAGGTCAGAGAGAAATTGATCATTTtcgaaacattcaaaaaaaaattttccatgatgATTCTGCATAGTTGACATTAAAAAAGGCTTCAATCATAAATCCCTTgcataaatactaaatttttctttcatctgttattttaaataacagatCCTCTTTCATATCCAATTTTGGTAtcaagtaaaacaaaaattaaaccgTTGTGAAAATTTAGTTTGAATTTGGTATTATTCATGGATAAATGGGCTCAGAGGACTCCTTGGTCTAGGTTCTAGGGACCAATTTGCGGTACCTCTCAGTCTCTTATCGTCTAATGTATTATGTTGTACCTATCGCGAAACGGGTATTATTTTATTGGACTATAATTAATTAGGTAAGGCGACCTGTATAATTATGAAAACctaaagtatttataaaataaatttttggaaaggaTACAATCATGCATGTAGCTCCAAATAGGAACATTGTTACAAAATCAGCGCTACGTCCTCTAAATGAACCCTCTTCTAGCATACGACAATATCGATAAGtgaatatcatattaaaaaagaaattaaatcctACAGTTCCAAAAAATAGAAATGTTGTTATTAATCGCCAAATTTGCGCTTGTTGTAATATTAGTATaggattaaaatataattgaaatggTGATATCAAATCCAATTgctaaaaatcgaataatttgaattaaaaaaaaaatttcgccaAATGTTTATGTTATATTTGTAGGCTAGAAATTTTCTTACCACTGCTAGTGTTGTAACAACACAGGCCGTGGTATATGCCCTTGTTACCACGGGTATTTGCATATACTCTTGCCATAATAATTGATatgccatttttttatttttctatttttatttacaaattttttcacacTTCTATTTACAATCTACACTTTGCTAAGACATTTTCTTAGGGCCACATCAGagttaatttttcttatcattAATGCTGTCATTTTGACTTCAACGtcattatgattaatttttattacgtagcgtatttactttttatttgctGGGAAAATAATCAAATCCAATGACCTGACAACCGTGTAgagaattttattcttaaatacgAACTGCCAAcattaattatgtattatttcatAATCATACTTCCATAAAATAGGGTTAAAAAAGATCTAAATGGAGTAATTTTTTGTCACTATTCTTTAAATATGCATATAATAGCTTTAAAGATTAAACATTCTCGGGAAAGCTTCgaaactttgtttattttcgACCATAAAACAATCAACCCAATAAAGCTCAACCTTTTATAAAACCCCCCAACACCATCTTCGGTTGCCACCTCCAAGTTACGGGAAGTCAGGAGATAAACATAAACCTTAAAGTCGGGAGATAGTGAATTTAATCTAATTATAACACCGAATTATAATACTAttcgatattttttatgttttgtgtaaaaaaaagctGCTCAGAATTGTGAGATTTATCTAAATgtgaaacaaataatcaaaaaatatcttcttttatTGAACTCTGGagaatttatgttgatatcggGAGTCAGGAGAGACTACACGATTTTGGAAGTCGCCCGATCAAATCTAGAGAGGTTGCCAGTTTGCATTCACCACCTCaacttaattaaatttggtttgtttgattaactttatttaatcgAGTTaggttgagttttttttttttttaatgcattcagGGTTTTTTATATACAGCAACCACTTACCAATTAATTGAGAAAATTGATTTACTAAAGAATGCTAAGCAATCAGTATTATATTAGTCTATGGTAATCAGCAATAATTATCATTGTttcaaaagaataaaacaaaaaaagagccTTAATCACAAAACTTAAgctttcaaaatttgataaaatattaaactgctgtgaaaaattaaaatgtgcGCCAAAGAAAACTTATTACGTCACAAGGTTGTGCACATGGGAGTCGCACGAATATTAAGATTCAGTTTTGAAAGGATATATTcaagaattttcttttaaattaaacaaaattttaaataaatactactcaaaaaattaatgaaaaaaaaggaaaaattaccttattttaataaaaattcttttaaacgttgttatttttaacaagaaataatcaaattacGAGTGAAGTTGGGTTATGAATTTTTCTATTGTAactaatatttctatttctcaattttgaatatttaaattttttgttgaaaatattaaaacaaaattgtccaaaaattttgttaacaatACAGTATTAAATTGAACTATCGTTAATGACCAGATTTATTTTGAATGTGTAattgcatataaaaataaaatcataatattatttctttagtaaACTATGCTAATTATTGATTGTTAACGTTATgtcgtaataaataaaatattattaaaataaaatataattcaacttttcttgataattttgtgatattaaaaaatggGATTATCCAAAGAATATCGAATTTGTATGCCACTGACAGTTGAGGAGGTAAATATTGAAGAcgtaatataagtttttttttaattcagtatGTTGGTTTGTTCTTACCTTTTGAGTTACtacttttttccaaaaagaTTGGTTTcgtcaaaatattttctaatttgttaAGTGATATCTTTTGAATTTAGTAATATGAAATTCGATTCCCAGATTACATGATTGTATATGACTAGTAATTGTTGGAAGgcatgtaaattaaaatatgtttatttctttaGTATCATGTCGGACAACTTTATATGATTGCCCGGCACAGTCATGAGCAATCGAATGGAGGCGAAGGAGTGGAATTCATTGAATCGAAACCATGTGAAGATGAAGTCCATGGTCAAGGACAATTCACTGAAAAAAGAATTCACCTATCTaggtaaaattgttttaacaaatttttagacCCGCATAATTGTGTGGTAAATGTAAATATTGCTTTATGCGTCCGCCGCAGGATAAACAACTAAATTCAGTATTCGgaatcatctttttttttctttagcgTTATTTTTGATTCAGGGTGATATGTGaggttttaaaatattcctatcaGATATAATATTGCCTATCAAGTTTTGCCGAGCAAAATTATAGTCCGCGGGACAGcactctttttgttaaatgatcaatacataaTTGAAACTTCATTTAGTCGAGTCTCCCAAATTTTcactctacgactttttttagAAAGTGTAAGCAGAGAATTTaccggacactatgaccacttcaTTAAAGTGActatatatatagtgtgtccccggatacagataactatacttgtaaattttcttattttgcattttaagaaaaaaagtcattctttataagaagttttgcttattctgaaaagtatgtaggaatatttaaaacttcttaataatgaacagggtagccaaaaaaaatttttggtaaactgctcttcttttttataagttggcgaaatgtAGTATGACtcgata from Chrysoperla carnea chromosome 2, inChrCarn1.1, whole genome shotgun sequence includes these protein-coding regions:
- the LOC123291945 gene encoding derlin-2 is translated as MAYQLLWQEYMQIPVVTRAYTTACVVTTLAVQLDLISPFQLYFNPILILQQAQIWRLITTFLFFGTVGFNFFFNMIFTYRYCRMLEEGSFRGRSADFVTMFLFGATCMIFFAFFINLLFLGQALTIMLVYVWSRRNPLVRMNFFGLLNFQAPYLPWVLLGFSVLLGNALYVDLMGMAVGHMYYFMEDVFPHQRGGFRLLKTPTILKRLFDPMDQDPAYTPLPEERPGGFNWGNDNVAPGAADQQLPN